The DNA segment TTGGTAATCTTTATCTTTTCCGTGCATTGTCTCAATATGGTAAAGATAGTTTATTATATCTTATGATTAACCATTATGATGTGCCAGGATATGGATATCAGATAAAGCAGGGAGCAACAACTCTAACCGAACAATGGGATCCCAATCAGGGAGCATCTCGTAATCATTTTATGATGGGGCAGATAGACGAGTTTTTCTTTACCTCTTTAGCTGGTATTCCGGACTTTGACCCTCATATTATAGGTGACATTACTTATGTAAATGCGTCAACCGAAAATATTTATGGAAAATTATCAGCCTTCTGGATACTAAAAGGCAATGTATTTACGTATAATATAAAAGTACCTGTTGGAGGAACTGCTAATGTTAAACTTCCTGGAGAAAATGTAGTAAGGACTGTTGGCAGTGGCAGGTACACATTTACAGTTAAACTAAAAAAAGGAGAATATAAATTTAAAGATAAATGGACAAGATAAAATCAATAATAATATCACTAGCGATTGCTGTTATACCAGTATCATCGCTTAGAGCACAGACGTTCGAATCAAAGTATACAAAATCATTCAGTACTGTTATGAATGGTTTGGAAAAACGTTTCAATGTGAAGTTCAGATATAGTGTTGATACAGTGGGTCTAAAATTAACTTATGCAGATTTTCGTGTAAGAGCATATTCTTTAGACGAATCTCTGAGAAACATCCTGTCTCTATTTGATTTCAATTATTGGAAACAGACGGATAAATTATATAAGATAAAACCATATGAGTATCCACGACGCCATGTAGAAGAGGGTGAAAAAATGCTTGCATATCTCAATACCCTATATTCTAATAAGGATCAATGGGAAATGCGTAGAGACAGTTTGCGTAAGTCTGTAAGGAATTTGCTTGGCATTGATCAACTGATGGATAGTCTTGTTCATAAGAAACCTGTATTGTCTAAAATACGTAAATATGATGGATATACAGTACAAAATATATGTATAGAGACATTACCCGGACTTCATCTATTCGGCTCAATATATTCACCTTCTACAAAGGGGAAGCATGCGCTTATCATATGTCCTGACGGACATTTCAACGGCGGCCGATATCGTGAAGATGAACAACTACGTCTTGCTACGCTTGCCCGTATGGGCGCAGTGTGTTCAGACTTTGATCTTTATGGATGGGGCGAGTCTGAGAAGGAAGTCGGACTTGAGGCACACCAGACTAGTAGGGCACATGTAGTTCAGGCAATGGATGGTTTGGTAATACTTGATTATTTATTGCATAACCGCAAGGATATAGATAGAAATCGTATAGGTGTTAATGGTGGCAGTGGAGGTGGAACTCATACAATACTACTTACTGTATTGGATAATCGTTTCACAGCATCTGCTCCAACGGTGAATCTTGCAAGTCACTTTGATGGTGGCTGTCCTTGTGAGAGTGGAAAGCCTGTACAACTGGCTTGTGGTGGAACATGTAATCCGGAATTAGCGGCCATGTTTGCTCCTCGTCCAATGCTTATTGTATCAGATGGTGGTGATTGGACATCTAGTGTCCCTACTGTAGAATTCCCTTATTTGGAGAGAATATATGGATTCTATAATGCAAAAGATAAAGTCCGTAATGTGCATTTACCTTCTGAACATCATGATTTTGGGCCAAACAAACGTAATGCTGTTTATGATTTCTTTATAGATGTATTCAAATTGGACCGTAAAAAGTTGGATGAGAGTAAGGTTACTGTTGTTTCTCCAGAAATTCTAAAAAGCAACTGTCTCAAATGAACTTATATTTATGTAAGTATGTCTCACCATTAGGTGATATCACTATGGCCAGTGATGGTGAAGCACTAACTGGTCTATGGTTTGACGGACAGAAATATTTTCCGCAACTGAGTTCAGAATATATTTTTGATTACAATATTCCTGTATTTATTCAGGCACGTAAATGGTTGGATGCATACTTCCGGGGCATAAATCCAGGTGAAATACCTCCAATACATCTTAAAGGTTCCTCCTTTCGCATTTTGGTATGGGATATTCTACAGGCAGTACCTTATGGCAAAAGTATTACATATAGTGATATTGCTAGGCAGATTGCCATAAAGATGCGAATCTCAAAGATGTCAGCTCAGGCTGTTGGAGGAGCTGTATCTCATAATCCAATAAGTATTATTGTTCCATGTCACAGGGTTATAGGGGTCAAAGGTGATCTTACTGGATATGCAGGAGGACTTCAAAGAAAGATTGAACTGTTAAGGATTGAACATACTGACTTTCTTATGTAATATTCTGTTTGCGCCTTATTCATTGCATGCATATTTGTAATAACAATAATAACAAACCTTCAAAGCCCTTGCGTTTTTTCTTTTGGTTCAGTTTTCTTTTGTATCCGCGTAAGGAAAAGAACAATACAGCGAAACAAAAGGAAAAGAACAAAGTCCTGCACTTTACAGAATAAAAAAATAAAAAAGAGTGTCACTATACCACTATACATGTTAAATGACTGACTATCAATATGATAATAGTTGTATAAACCCCATATAAATGCCACAAAATGTCACTCAAATACCACTCCGGAGCTATCTTTGCATAGCTTTTGCACTATGTGAGCTATCCTTTGACACCTCAAGAACATAGCTCTTGTACTACGGG comes from the Xylanibacter oryzae DSM 17970 genome and includes:
- a CDS encoding methylated-DNA--[protein]-cysteine S-methyltransferase, with amino-acid sequence MNLYLCKYVSPLGDITMASDGEALTGLWFDGQKYFPQLSSEYIFDYNIPVFIQARKWLDAYFRGINPGEIPPIHLKGSSFRILVWDILQAVPYGKSITYSDIARQIAIKMRISKMSAQAVGGAVSHNPISIIVPCHRVIGVKGDLTGYAGGLQRKIELLRIEHTDFLM
- a CDS encoding alpha/beta hydrolase family protein; this encodes MDKIKSIIISLAIAVIPVSSLRAQTFESKYTKSFSTVMNGLEKRFNVKFRYSVDTVGLKLTYADFRVRAYSLDESLRNILSLFDFNYWKQTDKLYKIKPYEYPRRHVEEGEKMLAYLNTLYSNKDQWEMRRDSLRKSVRNLLGIDQLMDSLVHKKPVLSKIRKYDGYTVQNICIETLPGLHLFGSIYSPSTKGKHALIICPDGHFNGGRYREDEQLRLATLARMGAVCSDFDLYGWGESEKEVGLEAHQTSRAHVVQAMDGLVILDYLLHNRKDIDRNRIGVNGGSGGGTHTILLTVLDNRFTASAPTVNLASHFDGGCPCESGKPVQLACGGTCNPELAAMFAPRPMLIVSDGGDWTSSVPTVEFPYLERIYGFYNAKDKVRNVHLPSEHHDFGPNKRNAVYDFFIDVFKLDRKKLDESKVTVVSPEILKSNCLK